A window from Seriola aureovittata isolate HTS-2021-v1 ecotype China chromosome 14, ASM2101889v1, whole genome shotgun sequence encodes these proteins:
- the lhb gene encoding lutropin subunit beta isoform X1, with protein MTAPQVTRVILPLMLSLFLGAPSSIWPLAPAAAAFQLPPCQLINQTVSLEKEGCPKCHAVETTICSGHCITKDPVIKIPFSNVYQHVCTYRDLYYRTFDLPDCPPDVNPTVTYPVALSCHCGRCAMDTSDCTFESLQPDFCMNDILFYY; from the exons ATGACGGCTCCACAGGTCACCAGAGTGATACTCCCCCTGATGTTGAGTTTGTTTCTGGGAGCCCCATCTTCCATTTGGCCCCTGGCTCCTGCAG CAGCGGCCTTCCAGCTGCCGCCCTGCCAGCTCATCAACCAGACGGTGTCTCTGGAGAAGGAGGGCTGCCCCAAGTGTCACGCAGTGGAAACTACCATCTGCAGTGGTCACTGCATCACCAAG GACCCTGTCATCAAGATACCATTCAGTAACGTGTACCAGCATGTGTGCACATACCGGGACTTGTATTACAGGACGTTCGACCTTCCTGACTGTCCTCCTGATGTGAACCCCACCGTCACCTACCCGGTGGCTTTGAGCTGCCACTGCGGCAGGTGTGCGATGGACACATCTGACTGCACCTTTGAGAGCCTGCAACCCGACTTCTGCATGAATGACATACTTTTCTACTActag
- the lhb gene encoding lutropin subunit beta isoform X3, translating into MTAPQVTRVILPLMLSLFLGAPSSIWPLAPAAAFQLPPCQLINQTVSLEKEGCPKCHAVETTICSGHCITKDPVIKIPFSNVYQHVCTYRDLYYRTFDLPDCPPDVNPTVTYPVALSCHCGRCAMDTSDCTFESLQPDFCMNDILFYY; encoded by the exons ATGACGGCTCCACAGGTCACCAGAGTGATACTCCCCCTGATGTTGAGTTTGTTTCTGGGAGCCCCATCTTCCATTTGGCCCCTGGCTCCTGCAG CGGCCTTCCAGCTGCCGCCCTGCCAGCTCATCAACCAGACGGTGTCTCTGGAGAAGGAGGGCTGCCCCAAGTGTCACGCAGTGGAAACTACCATCTGCAGTGGTCACTGCATCACCAAG GACCCTGTCATCAAGATACCATTCAGTAACGTGTACCAGCATGTGTGCACATACCGGGACTTGTATTACAGGACGTTCGACCTTCCTGACTGTCCTCCTGATGTGAACCCCACCGTCACCTACCCGGTGGCTTTGAGCTGCCACTGCGGCAGGTGTGCGATGGACACATCTGACTGCACCTTTGAGAGCCTGCAACCCGACTTCTGCATGAATGACATACTTTTCTACTActag
- the LOC130181686 gene encoding ovarian cancer G-protein coupled receptor 1-like — MEDSFINITSQNRSYNDSTTIYFNTEQKIMYVVTCIIICIGLPLTLVAIHGFCSLVRKDHVAPIYIINLLICDLIQLCCMIVEVVRLEIWIRSFHVIFYFGLMASVGFMVCVTLERYLIIAWPLWYRFRRTIKASVVVCVVVWTLSLFYPLSFYFLKDYGVIQTIFGVFFLLPFPLFIFFLGGTVKALSAAISVPADEKRRIVAVLILVLLNYTLLFLPSIIWFLVEEVKNNGTVTRVCYMFLKFSPLADLFLYVFSRKGAVDKLLASLCRCRMDSDDSNRSTA, encoded by the exons ATGGAAGATTCCTTCATTAACATCACCTCACAGAACAGGAGCTACAATGACAGCACCACCATCTACTTTAATACAGAACAAAAAATCATGTACGTGGTGACATGCATTATCATTTGTATCGGCCTTCCTTTGACCCTAGTGGCCATCCATGGATTTTGTTCTCTG GTCAGAAAAGATCACGTGGCTCCGATCTACATCATCAACCTTCTGATTTGTGACCTCATTCAACTCTGCTGCATGATTGTTGAAGTGGTACGACTTGAGATTTGGATAAGAAGCTTCCATGTTATATTCTATTTTGGTCTTATGGCGAGTGTTGGCTTCATGGTGTGTGTCACCCTGGAAAG GTATCTGATCATTGCCTGGCCGCTGTGGTACCGCTTCAGACGAACCATCAAGGCCTCTGTAGTGGTCTGTGTCGTGGTCTGGACCCTTTCTCTATTCTATCccctctctttctatttcttgAAGGATTATGGAGTGATACAAACCATCTTTGGagtcttcttcctccttcccttccctctgttCATATTCTTCCTGGGTGGGACCGTTAAAGCCCTGTCTGCAGCCATTAGTGTCCCTGCTGATGAAAAACGACGAATTGTTGCAGTTTTGATTCTGGTTCTACTTAATTACACACTGTTGTTCCTGCCCTCCATCATTTGGTTCCTTGTAGAAGAGGTCAAAAATAACGGTACCGTCACAcgtgtgtgttacatgtttttaaagttcagtCCTCTTGCAGACTTGTTCCTGTATGTTTTCAGTAGGAAAGGAGCTGTAGACAAGCTGTTGGCCTCTCTGTGTCGTTGCAGGATGGACAGCGATGATAGCAACAGatcaacagcatga
- the lhb gene encoding lutropin subunit beta isoform X2, which yields MTAPQVTRVILPLMLSLFLGAPSSIWPLAPAAAAFQLPPCQLINQTVSLEKEGCPKCHAVETTICSGHCITKDPVIKIPFSNVYQHVCTYRDLYYRTFDLPDCPPDVNPTVTYPVALSCHCGRCAMDTSDCTFESLQPDFCMNDILFYY from the exons ATGACGGCTCCACAGGTCACCAGAGTGATACTCCCCCTGATGTTGAGTTTGTTTCTGGGAGCCCCATCTTCCATTTGGCCCCTGGCTCCTGCAG CAGCGGCCTTCCAGCTGCCGCCCTGCCAGCTCATCAACCAGACGGTGTCTCTGGAGAAGGAGGGCTGCCCCAAGTGTCACGCAGTGGAAACTACCATCTGCAGTGGTCACTGCATCACCAAG GACCCTGTCATCAAGATACCATTCAGTAACGTGTACCAGCATGTGTGCACATACCGGGACTTGTATTACAGGACGTTCGACCTTCCTGACTGTCCTCCTGATGTGAACCCCACCGTCACCTACCCGGTGGCTTTGAGCTGCCACTGCGGCAGGTGTGCGATGGACACATCTGACTGCACCTTTGAGAGCCTGCAACCCGACTTCTGCATGAATGACATACTTTTCTACTA CTAG
- the LOC130181688 gene encoding ovarian cancer G-protein coupled receptor 1-like — protein sequence MTEKVRNDHVAPIFIINLLISDLIQLCCMIVEVVRPEDFMIRSLNVNIYIFGLMASVGFMVCVALERYLVIAWPLWYHFRRTIKASVVVCVVVWTLPLLIFLFAFLVRFHFMLIPFAVFFLLPLPLFIFFLGGTVKALSAAISVPADEKRRIVAVLILVLLIYTLLFLPTIIWFMLKSVKNNITFRHVSYTFIRFSPLADVFLYVFSRKGAVDKLLASLCRCRMDSDDRNRSTT from the exons ATGACGGAGAAA GTCAGAAACGATCACGTGGCTCCAATCTTCATCATCAACCTTCTGATTTCTGACCTCATTCAACTCTGCTGCATGATCGTTGAAGTGGTACGACCTGAGGATTTCATGATCAGAAGTCTCAAtgtcaatatttacatttttggtcTGATGGCGAGTGTTGGCTTCATGGTGTGTGTCGCCCTGGAAAG GTATCTGGTCATCGCCTGGCCACTGTGGTACCACTTCAGACGAACCATCAAGGCCTCTGTAGTGGTCTGTGTCGTGGTCTGGACCCTTCCtcttttgatttttctctttgcatTTCTTGTTCGTTTTCATTTCATGCTCATACCCTTTGCAGTCTTCTTCCTacttcccctccctctgttcaTATTCTTCCTGGGTGGGACCGTTAAAGCCCTGTCTGCAGCCATTAGTGTCCCTGCTGATGAAAAACGAAGAATTGTTGCAGTTTTGATTCTGGTTCTACTTATTTACACACTGTTGTTCCTGCCCACCATCATTTGGTTCATGTTAAAAAGCGtcaaaaataacattacatttagACATGTGTCCTACACTTTCATAAGGTTCAGTCCTCTTGCAGACGTGTTCCTGTATGTTTTCAGTAGGAAAGGAGCTGTAGACAAGCTGTTGGCCTCTCTGTGTCGTTGCAGGATGGACAGTGATGATAGAAACAGATCAACAACATGA
- the LOC130181626 gene encoding ovarian cancer G-protein coupled receptor 1-like: MEDSFINITSQNRSYDDSDYVYDYEYDYYDKEQKIMDVVKRIIICIGLPLILVAIYGVCSHVRNDHMAPIFIINLLISDLIQLCCMIVEVVLPEDSIITTFFNVIYFWGLMASVGFMMCVALERYLVITLPLWYRFRRTIKTSVVVCVMVWTLSLFFVVFVYFLPYSQVTQTIFGVFLLFPFPLYIFFLGGTVKALSAAISVPADEKRRIVAILVLVLLIYTVLFLPPIIWFLVKKAKYNDALRHVSFMFVKFSPLADVFLYVFSRKGAVDKLLASLCRCRMDSDDSNRPTA, encoded by the exons ATGGAAGATTCCTTCATTAACATCACCTCACAGAACAGAAGCTACGATGACAGTGACTATGTGTACGACTATGAGTATGATTATTAcgataaagaacaaaaaatcATGGATGTGGTGAAACGCATTATCATTTGTATCGGCCTTCCTTTGATCCTAGTGGCCATCTATGGAGTCTGTTCTCAT GTCAGAAACGATCACATGGCTCCAATCTTCATCATCAACCTTCTGATTTCTGACCTCATTCAACTCTGCTGCATGATCGTTGAAGTGGTACTACCTGAGGATTCAATCATCACAACATTCTTCAATGTTATTTACTTCTGGGGTCTGATGGCGAGTGTTGGCTTCATGATGTGTGTCGCCCTGGAAAG GTATCTGGTCATCACCTTGCCGCTGTGGTACCGCTTCAGACGAACCATCAAGACCTCTGTAGTGGTCTGTGTCATGGTCTGGaccctttctcttttctttgttgtatttgtctATTTCTTGCCATATTCTCAGGTGACACAAACCATCTTTGgcgtcttcctcctctttcccttcCCTCTGTACATATTCTTCCTGGGTGGGACCGTTAAAGCCCTGTCTGCAGCCATTAGTGTCCCTGCTGATGAAAAACGACGAATTGTTGCAATTCTGGTTTTGGTTCTACTTATTTACACAGTGTTGTTCCTGCCCCCCATCATTTGGTTCCTTgtaaaaaaagccaaatataaTGATGCCCTCAGACATGTGTCTTTCATGTTTGTAAAGTTCAGTCCTCTTGCAGACGTGTTCCTGTATGTTTTCAGTAGGAAAGGAGCTGTAGACAAGCTGTTGGCCTCTCTGTGTCGTTGCAGGATGGACAGCGATGATAGCAACAGACCAACAGCATGA
- the LOC130181218 gene encoding cytochrome c oxidase assembly protein COX20, mitochondrial — protein sequence MAGEEQESKNKGFRLLGILDVQKTPCAREAILHGAGGSLAAGLLHFLTTSRVKRSFDIGFAGFMLTTLGSWFYCRMNNAKIRVQQRIIQDGIKNKVVYEGSGLDPTNKPGAETTSGPS from the exons ATGGCGGGAGAAGAGCAGGAGAGCAAAAACAAG GGTTTCAGGCTGCTGGGGATTCTGGATGTCCAGAAGACTCCCTGTGCCAGAGAGGCCATCCTGCATGGAGCTGGAGGTTCACTGGCTGCTGGCCTCCTGCACTTTCTGACCACCA GTCGAGTGAAGAGGTCTTTTGACATCGGATTTGCAGGCTTCATGCTCACCACGCTCGGGTCCTG GTTTTACTGCAGGATGAACAACGCTAAGATTCGCGTGCAGCAGAGGATAATCCAGGACGGCATCAAGAACAAGGTTGTGTACGAAGGATCTGGTCTAGACCCCACAAACAAACCTGGAGCAGAAACAACATCAGGGCCCTCATGA